A region from the Linepithema humile isolate Giens D197 chromosome 1, Lhum_UNIL_v1.0, whole genome shotgun sequence genome encodes:
- the dysf gene encoding neuronal PAS domain-containing protein 4B isoform X1, which produces MTRMLDCNRSFARTCRPGCPPAPLSTGDRPLMSSWPPKYVQSKTDCCPFRGDSGVSSPSRLSGYIAGVLEDSERLSPKIDASKSTKGASKLRRDLINAEIANLRDLLPLPPSTRQRLSQLQLMALVCVFLRKANYFQQALKNCPSDSNIPTPNIGFSKAMSGFIMMMTQQGKLLYISENAADYLGHSMEDLLIHGDSVYDVIDKQDHMVVQNQLSRNSPIPSDRRLFLCRINVSRNSRRQLRFGDQKVVLVEGHFLPFVPVCNRNEFVFLASCTPVVLPETRESIVQGATNIFTTIHSMDMKYLHIDKTAESHLEYSRGELVNVSWYNLLHWDSIRTAYCKHQTVIQSDQERSTTALLKLQSRSGRWFWVHCVLQVKDTSDECQHPIIVCTNQVLTDKEAEVMRSSSWLYQYSSQTKFTYGLCPQSRGVVYPSAGSATNQSQEYVQTYSNDTDAQHSPSLRPDRSETETHGASKTTQSMDYPGRRLLRDDAEPVDMSISGADQHEGRAVQVTGHQQQQQHTLDEQIRYNHKQYHKSSLHLAGYRAKFVQCHAGAQYTSGCTDAVLSAKYYLTDLDRDYCCGPERSPGLLLHKRLPTKALIAPPPSVATGVGEQPLLPDAAPLESWGASPAWSDALQRVPDVVHQELSPYITTPTTPVNTPDSDTLGHPEAPIFNFDWAGTEQHVPNLKITFHRGVSTSTAGHSVVAQPRKQHQDTVQPITLQLPRRKGQSAESDSKDFAK; this is translated from the exons ATGACCCGGATGTTAGATTGTAACCGCAGTTTCGCGAGAACCTGCCGACCCGGATGTCCTCCCGCTCCGCTGTCCACCGGTGATCGACCGCTGATGTCTTCCTGGCCACCGAAATATGTTCAATCG AAAACCGATTGCTGTCCCTTTCGCGGCGATTCGGGGGTAAGTTCACCCTCGCGATTGTCTGGATACATAGCGGGTGTCTTGGAGGATTCAGAGCGCCTCTCGCCGAA GATAGATGCGAGCAAGTCGACGAAAGGCGCCAGCAAACTTCGAAGGGACTTGATAAACGCCGAAATCGCGAATTTACGTGACTTATTGCCGTTACCGCCCTCGACACGCCAGAGGCTTTCCCAGCTACAGCTTATGGCCTTGGTCTGTGTGTTCCTGCGAAAAGCCAACTACTTTCAGCAAG CGCTGAAGAATTGTCCGTCCGACTCGAATATTCCAACACCCAATATAGGGTTTTCGAAa GCGATGTCCGGCTTTATCATGATGATGACGCAGCAGGGAAAATTGTTGTACATATCAGAAAATGCGGCGGACTATCTCGGGCATTCCATG GAAGATCTACTTATTCATGGGGACAGCGTGTACGACGTGATCGACAAGCAGGATCACATGGTGGTGCAAAATCAGTTATCCAGAAACAGTCCAATTCCTAGTGACAGGAGGCTGTTTTTGTGTCGAATCAACGTGTCGAGAAATTCTCGCAGGCAGCTACGATTCGGCGATCAGAAG GTAGTCCTTGTGGAGGGCCACTTTCTGCCGTTCGTTCCTGTGTGCAACCGCAATGAGTTCGTTTTTCTGGCCTCTTGCACACCGGTGGTTCTGCCGGAGACTCGAGAAAGCATAGTTCAAGGCGCGACAAATATTTTCACCACGATCCACTCAATGGACATGAAGTACCTGCATATTGATAAAAC CGCCGAAAGCCATCTCGAGTATTCTCGCGGCGAGCTGGTCAACGTGTCGTGGTACAATCTGCTCCACTGGGACTCCATAAGAACTGCTTATTGCAAGCATCAGACCG TTATTCAGTCCGATCAGGAGCGATCGACTACCGCTCTGTTGAAACTGCAAAGCCGCTCAGGGAGGTGGTTCTGGGTCCATTGCGTGCTGCAGGTCAAGGACACCTCTGATGAGTGTCAGCATCCTATTATCGTTTGCACGAACCAAGTGCTCAC tgATAAGGAAGCGGAAGTGATGCGCTCCAGCTCGTGGCTGTATCAGTACTCCTCTCAAACGAAATTCACGTACGGACTCTGCCCGCAAAGCCGCGGCGTTGTATATCCTTCCGCAGGATCCGCTACTAATCAGTCCCAGGAATACGTTCAGACATATTCCAACGACACCGACGCGCAGCATTCGCCGTCTTTGCGTCCGGATCGGTCCGAAACGGAAACGCACGGCGCCTCGAAGACCACGCAGTCGATGGATTACCCGGGCAGACGTCTTCTACGAGACGACGCGGAGCCAGTGGATATGTCGATAAGCGGCGCGGACCAGCACGAAGGCAGGGCCGTGCAGGTCACCGGTcatcagcagcagcaacaacacaCCCTGGACGAGCAAATCAGGTACAATCACaaacaatatcataaaagCTCGCTGCATCTAGCCGGTTATCGGGCCAAGTTCGTGCAGTGCCATGCTGGCGCGCAGTACACCAGCGGATGCACGGACGCTGTACTGTCGGCCAAGTACTACCTTACCGACCTCGATCGTGACTACTGCTGCGGCCCAGAGCGGAGCCCCGGGCTACTTCTTCACAAGCGGCTGCCGACGAAGGCGTTGATCGCGCCGCCGCCCTCCGTCGCCACCGGCGTAGGCGAGCAACCACTGCTGCCGGATGCCGCGCCTCTCGAGAGCTGGGGCGCCAGCCCGGCGTGGTCGGACGCGCTACAAAGGGTGCCGGACGTGGTCCATCAGGAGCTGAGCCCGTACATCACCACGCCGACCACGCCGGTCAACACGCCCGACTCGGATACGCTCGGCCATCCGGAGGCGCCCATTTTCAACTTCGACTGGGCCGGCACCGAGCAGCACGTGCCGAACCTGAAAATTACCTTCCATCGCGGCGTCTCGACCTCCACCGCCGGCCACTCCGTTGTCGCGCAACCCAGGAAGCAGCACCAAGACACGGTGCAACCTATTACGCTACAGTTACCACGTAGAAAGGGACAGTCCGCGGAAAGCGATAGCAAGGATTTCGCCAAGTGA
- the dysf gene encoding neuronal PAS domain-containing protein 4B isoform X2 yields the protein MFNRIDASKSTKGASKLRRDLINAEIANLRDLLPLPPSTRQRLSQLQLMALVCVFLRKANYFQQALKNCPSDSNIPTPNIGFSKAMSGFIMMMTQQGKLLYISENAADYLGHSMEDLLIHGDSVYDVIDKQDHMVVQNQLSRNSPIPSDRRLFLCRINVSRNSRRQLRFGDQKVVLVEGHFLPFVPVCNRNEFVFLASCTPVVLPETRESIVQGATNIFTTIHSMDMKYLHIDKTAESHLEYSRGELVNVSWYNLLHWDSIRTAYCKHQTVIQSDQERSTTALLKLQSRSGRWFWVHCVLQVKDTSDECQHPIIVCTNQVLTDKEAEVMRSSSWLYQYSSQTKFTYGLCPQSRGVVYPSAGSATNQSQEYVQTYSNDTDAQHSPSLRPDRSETETHGASKTTQSMDYPGRRLLRDDAEPVDMSISGADQHEGRAVQVTGHQQQQQHTLDEQIRYNHKQYHKSSLHLAGYRAKFVQCHAGAQYTSGCTDAVLSAKYYLTDLDRDYCCGPERSPGLLLHKRLPTKALIAPPPSVATGVGEQPLLPDAAPLESWGASPAWSDALQRVPDVVHQELSPYITTPTTPVNTPDSDTLGHPEAPIFNFDWAGTEQHVPNLKITFHRGVSTSTAGHSVVAQPRKQHQDTVQPITLQLPRRKGQSAESDSKDFAK from the exons ATGTTCAATCG GATAGATGCGAGCAAGTCGACGAAAGGCGCCAGCAAACTTCGAAGGGACTTGATAAACGCCGAAATCGCGAATTTACGTGACTTATTGCCGTTACCGCCCTCGACACGCCAGAGGCTTTCCCAGCTACAGCTTATGGCCTTGGTCTGTGTGTTCCTGCGAAAAGCCAACTACTTTCAGCAAG CGCTGAAGAATTGTCCGTCCGACTCGAATATTCCAACACCCAATATAGGGTTTTCGAAa GCGATGTCCGGCTTTATCATGATGATGACGCAGCAGGGAAAATTGTTGTACATATCAGAAAATGCGGCGGACTATCTCGGGCATTCCATG GAAGATCTACTTATTCATGGGGACAGCGTGTACGACGTGATCGACAAGCAGGATCACATGGTGGTGCAAAATCAGTTATCCAGAAACAGTCCAATTCCTAGTGACAGGAGGCTGTTTTTGTGTCGAATCAACGTGTCGAGAAATTCTCGCAGGCAGCTACGATTCGGCGATCAGAAG GTAGTCCTTGTGGAGGGCCACTTTCTGCCGTTCGTTCCTGTGTGCAACCGCAATGAGTTCGTTTTTCTGGCCTCTTGCACACCGGTGGTTCTGCCGGAGACTCGAGAAAGCATAGTTCAAGGCGCGACAAATATTTTCACCACGATCCACTCAATGGACATGAAGTACCTGCATATTGATAAAAC CGCCGAAAGCCATCTCGAGTATTCTCGCGGCGAGCTGGTCAACGTGTCGTGGTACAATCTGCTCCACTGGGACTCCATAAGAACTGCTTATTGCAAGCATCAGACCG TTATTCAGTCCGATCAGGAGCGATCGACTACCGCTCTGTTGAAACTGCAAAGCCGCTCAGGGAGGTGGTTCTGGGTCCATTGCGTGCTGCAGGTCAAGGACACCTCTGATGAGTGTCAGCATCCTATTATCGTTTGCACGAACCAAGTGCTCAC tgATAAGGAAGCGGAAGTGATGCGCTCCAGCTCGTGGCTGTATCAGTACTCCTCTCAAACGAAATTCACGTACGGACTCTGCCCGCAAAGCCGCGGCGTTGTATATCCTTCCGCAGGATCCGCTACTAATCAGTCCCAGGAATACGTTCAGACATATTCCAACGACACCGACGCGCAGCATTCGCCGTCTTTGCGTCCGGATCGGTCCGAAACGGAAACGCACGGCGCCTCGAAGACCACGCAGTCGATGGATTACCCGGGCAGACGTCTTCTACGAGACGACGCGGAGCCAGTGGATATGTCGATAAGCGGCGCGGACCAGCACGAAGGCAGGGCCGTGCAGGTCACCGGTcatcagcagcagcaacaacacaCCCTGGACGAGCAAATCAGGTACAATCACaaacaatatcataaaagCTCGCTGCATCTAGCCGGTTATCGGGCCAAGTTCGTGCAGTGCCATGCTGGCGCGCAGTACACCAGCGGATGCACGGACGCTGTACTGTCGGCCAAGTACTACCTTACCGACCTCGATCGTGACTACTGCTGCGGCCCAGAGCGGAGCCCCGGGCTACTTCTTCACAAGCGGCTGCCGACGAAGGCGTTGATCGCGCCGCCGCCCTCCGTCGCCACCGGCGTAGGCGAGCAACCACTGCTGCCGGATGCCGCGCCTCTCGAGAGCTGGGGCGCCAGCCCGGCGTGGTCGGACGCGCTACAAAGGGTGCCGGACGTGGTCCATCAGGAGCTGAGCCCGTACATCACCACGCCGACCACGCCGGTCAACACGCCCGACTCGGATACGCTCGGCCATCCGGAGGCGCCCATTTTCAACTTCGACTGGGCCGGCACCGAGCAGCACGTGCCGAACCTGAAAATTACCTTCCATCGCGGCGTCTCGACCTCCACCGCCGGCCACTCCGTTGTCGCGCAACCCAGGAAGCAGCACCAAGACACGGTGCAACCTATTACGCTACAGTTACCACGTAGAAAGGGACAGTCCGCGGAAAGCGATAGCAAGGATTTCGCCAAGTGA
- the dysf gene encoding neuronal PAS domain-containing protein 4B isoform X3, whose amino-acid sequence MIDASKSTKGASKLRRDLINAEIANLRDLLPLPPSTRQRLSQLQLMALVCVFLRKANYFQQALKNCPSDSNIPTPNIGFSKAMSGFIMMMTQQGKLLYISENAADYLGHSMEDLLIHGDSVYDVIDKQDHMVVQNQLSRNSPIPSDRRLFLCRINVSRNSRRQLRFGDQKVVLVEGHFLPFVPVCNRNEFVFLASCTPVVLPETRESIVQGATNIFTTIHSMDMKYLHIDKTAESHLEYSRGELVNVSWYNLLHWDSIRTAYCKHQTVIQSDQERSTTALLKLQSRSGRWFWVHCVLQVKDTSDECQHPIIVCTNQVLTDKEAEVMRSSSWLYQYSSQTKFTYGLCPQSRGVVYPSAGSATNQSQEYVQTYSNDTDAQHSPSLRPDRSETETHGASKTTQSMDYPGRRLLRDDAEPVDMSISGADQHEGRAVQVTGHQQQQQHTLDEQIRYNHKQYHKSSLHLAGYRAKFVQCHAGAQYTSGCTDAVLSAKYYLTDLDRDYCCGPERSPGLLLHKRLPTKALIAPPPSVATGVGEQPLLPDAAPLESWGASPAWSDALQRVPDVVHQELSPYITTPTTPVNTPDSDTLGHPEAPIFNFDWAGTEQHVPNLKITFHRGVSTSTAGHSVVAQPRKQHQDTVQPITLQLPRRKGQSAESDSKDFAK is encoded by the exons AT GATAGATGCGAGCAAGTCGACGAAAGGCGCCAGCAAACTTCGAAGGGACTTGATAAACGCCGAAATCGCGAATTTACGTGACTTATTGCCGTTACCGCCCTCGACACGCCAGAGGCTTTCCCAGCTACAGCTTATGGCCTTGGTCTGTGTGTTCCTGCGAAAAGCCAACTACTTTCAGCAAG CGCTGAAGAATTGTCCGTCCGACTCGAATATTCCAACACCCAATATAGGGTTTTCGAAa GCGATGTCCGGCTTTATCATGATGATGACGCAGCAGGGAAAATTGTTGTACATATCAGAAAATGCGGCGGACTATCTCGGGCATTCCATG GAAGATCTACTTATTCATGGGGACAGCGTGTACGACGTGATCGACAAGCAGGATCACATGGTGGTGCAAAATCAGTTATCCAGAAACAGTCCAATTCCTAGTGACAGGAGGCTGTTTTTGTGTCGAATCAACGTGTCGAGAAATTCTCGCAGGCAGCTACGATTCGGCGATCAGAAG GTAGTCCTTGTGGAGGGCCACTTTCTGCCGTTCGTTCCTGTGTGCAACCGCAATGAGTTCGTTTTTCTGGCCTCTTGCACACCGGTGGTTCTGCCGGAGACTCGAGAAAGCATAGTTCAAGGCGCGACAAATATTTTCACCACGATCCACTCAATGGACATGAAGTACCTGCATATTGATAAAAC CGCCGAAAGCCATCTCGAGTATTCTCGCGGCGAGCTGGTCAACGTGTCGTGGTACAATCTGCTCCACTGGGACTCCATAAGAACTGCTTATTGCAAGCATCAGACCG TTATTCAGTCCGATCAGGAGCGATCGACTACCGCTCTGTTGAAACTGCAAAGCCGCTCAGGGAGGTGGTTCTGGGTCCATTGCGTGCTGCAGGTCAAGGACACCTCTGATGAGTGTCAGCATCCTATTATCGTTTGCACGAACCAAGTGCTCAC tgATAAGGAAGCGGAAGTGATGCGCTCCAGCTCGTGGCTGTATCAGTACTCCTCTCAAACGAAATTCACGTACGGACTCTGCCCGCAAAGCCGCGGCGTTGTATATCCTTCCGCAGGATCCGCTACTAATCAGTCCCAGGAATACGTTCAGACATATTCCAACGACACCGACGCGCAGCATTCGCCGTCTTTGCGTCCGGATCGGTCCGAAACGGAAACGCACGGCGCCTCGAAGACCACGCAGTCGATGGATTACCCGGGCAGACGTCTTCTACGAGACGACGCGGAGCCAGTGGATATGTCGATAAGCGGCGCGGACCAGCACGAAGGCAGGGCCGTGCAGGTCACCGGTcatcagcagcagcaacaacacaCCCTGGACGAGCAAATCAGGTACAATCACaaacaatatcataaaagCTCGCTGCATCTAGCCGGTTATCGGGCCAAGTTCGTGCAGTGCCATGCTGGCGCGCAGTACACCAGCGGATGCACGGACGCTGTACTGTCGGCCAAGTACTACCTTACCGACCTCGATCGTGACTACTGCTGCGGCCCAGAGCGGAGCCCCGGGCTACTTCTTCACAAGCGGCTGCCGACGAAGGCGTTGATCGCGCCGCCGCCCTCCGTCGCCACCGGCGTAGGCGAGCAACCACTGCTGCCGGATGCCGCGCCTCTCGAGAGCTGGGGCGCCAGCCCGGCGTGGTCGGACGCGCTACAAAGGGTGCCGGACGTGGTCCATCAGGAGCTGAGCCCGTACATCACCACGCCGACCACGCCGGTCAACACGCCCGACTCGGATACGCTCGGCCATCCGGAGGCGCCCATTTTCAACTTCGACTGGGCCGGCACCGAGCAGCACGTGCCGAACCTGAAAATTACCTTCCATCGCGGCGTCTCGACCTCCACCGCCGGCCACTCCGTTGTCGCGCAACCCAGGAAGCAGCACCAAGACACGGTGCAACCTATTACGCTACAGTTACCACGTAGAAAGGGACAGTCCGCGGAAAGCGATAGCAAGGATTTCGCCAAGTGA
- the dysf gene encoding neuronal PAS domain-containing protein 4B isoform X4 has product MALVCVFLRKANYFQQALKNCPSDSNIPTPNIGFSKAMSGFIMMMTQQGKLLYISENAADYLGHSMEDLLIHGDSVYDVIDKQDHMVVQNQLSRNSPIPSDRRLFLCRINVSRNSRRQLRFGDQKVVLVEGHFLPFVPVCNRNEFVFLASCTPVVLPETRESIVQGATNIFTTIHSMDMKYLHIDKTAESHLEYSRGELVNVSWYNLLHWDSIRTAYCKHQTVIQSDQERSTTALLKLQSRSGRWFWVHCVLQVKDTSDECQHPIIVCTNQVLTDKEAEVMRSSSWLYQYSSQTKFTYGLCPQSRGVVYPSAGSATNQSQEYVQTYSNDTDAQHSPSLRPDRSETETHGASKTTQSMDYPGRRLLRDDAEPVDMSISGADQHEGRAVQVTGHQQQQQHTLDEQIRYNHKQYHKSSLHLAGYRAKFVQCHAGAQYTSGCTDAVLSAKYYLTDLDRDYCCGPERSPGLLLHKRLPTKALIAPPPSVATGVGEQPLLPDAAPLESWGASPAWSDALQRVPDVVHQELSPYITTPTTPVNTPDSDTLGHPEAPIFNFDWAGTEQHVPNLKITFHRGVSTSTAGHSVVAQPRKQHQDTVQPITLQLPRRKGQSAESDSKDFAK; this is encoded by the exons ATGGCCTTGGTCTGTGTGTTCCTGCGAAAAGCCAACTACTTTCAGCAAG CGCTGAAGAATTGTCCGTCCGACTCGAATATTCCAACACCCAATATAGGGTTTTCGAAa GCGATGTCCGGCTTTATCATGATGATGACGCAGCAGGGAAAATTGTTGTACATATCAGAAAATGCGGCGGACTATCTCGGGCATTCCATG GAAGATCTACTTATTCATGGGGACAGCGTGTACGACGTGATCGACAAGCAGGATCACATGGTGGTGCAAAATCAGTTATCCAGAAACAGTCCAATTCCTAGTGACAGGAGGCTGTTTTTGTGTCGAATCAACGTGTCGAGAAATTCTCGCAGGCAGCTACGATTCGGCGATCAGAAG GTAGTCCTTGTGGAGGGCCACTTTCTGCCGTTCGTTCCTGTGTGCAACCGCAATGAGTTCGTTTTTCTGGCCTCTTGCACACCGGTGGTTCTGCCGGAGACTCGAGAAAGCATAGTTCAAGGCGCGACAAATATTTTCACCACGATCCACTCAATGGACATGAAGTACCTGCATATTGATAAAAC CGCCGAAAGCCATCTCGAGTATTCTCGCGGCGAGCTGGTCAACGTGTCGTGGTACAATCTGCTCCACTGGGACTCCATAAGAACTGCTTATTGCAAGCATCAGACCG TTATTCAGTCCGATCAGGAGCGATCGACTACCGCTCTGTTGAAACTGCAAAGCCGCTCAGGGAGGTGGTTCTGGGTCCATTGCGTGCTGCAGGTCAAGGACACCTCTGATGAGTGTCAGCATCCTATTATCGTTTGCACGAACCAAGTGCTCAC tgATAAGGAAGCGGAAGTGATGCGCTCCAGCTCGTGGCTGTATCAGTACTCCTCTCAAACGAAATTCACGTACGGACTCTGCCCGCAAAGCCGCGGCGTTGTATATCCTTCCGCAGGATCCGCTACTAATCAGTCCCAGGAATACGTTCAGACATATTCCAACGACACCGACGCGCAGCATTCGCCGTCTTTGCGTCCGGATCGGTCCGAAACGGAAACGCACGGCGCCTCGAAGACCACGCAGTCGATGGATTACCCGGGCAGACGTCTTCTACGAGACGACGCGGAGCCAGTGGATATGTCGATAAGCGGCGCGGACCAGCACGAAGGCAGGGCCGTGCAGGTCACCGGTcatcagcagcagcaacaacacaCCCTGGACGAGCAAATCAGGTACAATCACaaacaatatcataaaagCTCGCTGCATCTAGCCGGTTATCGGGCCAAGTTCGTGCAGTGCCATGCTGGCGCGCAGTACACCAGCGGATGCACGGACGCTGTACTGTCGGCCAAGTACTACCTTACCGACCTCGATCGTGACTACTGCTGCGGCCCAGAGCGGAGCCCCGGGCTACTTCTTCACAAGCGGCTGCCGACGAAGGCGTTGATCGCGCCGCCGCCCTCCGTCGCCACCGGCGTAGGCGAGCAACCACTGCTGCCGGATGCCGCGCCTCTCGAGAGCTGGGGCGCCAGCCCGGCGTGGTCGGACGCGCTACAAAGGGTGCCGGACGTGGTCCATCAGGAGCTGAGCCCGTACATCACCACGCCGACCACGCCGGTCAACACGCCCGACTCGGATACGCTCGGCCATCCGGAGGCGCCCATTTTCAACTTCGACTGGGCCGGCACCGAGCAGCACGTGCCGAACCTGAAAATTACCTTCCATCGCGGCGTCTCGACCTCCACCGCCGGCCACTCCGTTGTCGCGCAACCCAGGAAGCAGCACCAAGACACGGTGCAACCTATTACGCTACAGTTACCACGTAGAAAGGGACAGTCCGCGGAAAGCGATAGCAAGGATTTCGCCAAGTGA